The DNA window CGCGTCACGGTCGTCCTCCGTCGGCACTTCGATGTAGACGGAAACGCCGCGTTCGGCCGCGTTTGCCAGGCCCTCGAGGATTTCCTGACGCGCCATCTCGGTCGCCGGCGCGATGTAGTGGACGATCTCGTCGGCGTCGTCCAGAAACGTGACGATCCGTTCGGTCACGTACTCTTGTTGCGTGATCGCCCACATCCCTTCGTCCGCTTTGGACTCCGGGCGTTCGAGTTGCTCGAGGGCGTTTTCGGCGGCGTTGATTCGCGAATCGTAGTCCTCACGGATTCGACGGCAGGCCGTGTCGATCTCGACGGCGTTGTACTCGCGCGGATCGGTTTGTTGAACGTTGACCAGGCCCCGTCGTTCGAGGCGTTCGATCGTGTCGTACACGCGCGACCGAGGAACGTCGGCAACCTGGCTGATTTCCTTTGCGGTGCCACTCGAGAGTCGAGTGAGTGCGACGAAACAGCGTGCTTCGTACTCCGTGAGCCCGAGTTCGTGGAGTGTGGAAACGGCTTCCTCAGCGTCGGCCACGAGACGAAGACGACGCGCGTGATCAAAAATCTCGAGGCTTGCGTTCGCCACACCCGCGAACGGACGGGCGTTACTCGAACACGCGAAACGCGGTACTTCCACACGGACAGCCGTCGGCGCTTCCGATCGGTCGAACATCGTCGGCAGCCACCCAGACTGCCAGCGCTATGCCACAGTCACGACACTGTGCAGCACCCCGCTGACGCGATTGTGTTGTCATGAACGCTGATTTGCTCGTCGGACGGATAAGCAGTCTGCGAGTGTTCTCGAAGTACCGATGGTGGTGTTCCAGTCGTAACAACAGCCTCGATCGAAGCCACCCTGTCGGAAACAGAGCGCGCCGTTTTTGACCCGTCCCTCTATAGGTGTCACCATATGGATCTCACTCATCGCCCTCGCCGGCTCCGTCAGGACCGGGTCCGCGGGCTCGTCAGCGAGACGAGTCTCGAGCCCGCGGACCTCATCGCGCCGGTGTTCGTCGATGCGACGACCGAGGAGCGAGTCCCCATCGAGACGATGCCGGGGCACGAACGCGTTCCGCTTTCCGAGGTCGTTGACCGCGTCGAGGAAGTCCGCGAGACCGGCGTCGAGGCGATTATGCTGTTCGGAATTCCGGAATCGAAAGATCCCGACGGAACGCGCGCGTGGGCCGAAGACGGCGTCATTCAGGAGGCGACGCGTCGAATTACAGCCGAGACCGACACGTACGTCCTCACGGACGTCTGTCTCTGTGAATACACCGACCACGGCCACTGCGGGCCACTCGAGGAGCCACTCCAGAGCGACGACGAGCACACCGACAGCGGCCCGGCCTGTGACCCGACGCTGACGGTGGACAACGACGCCACGCTCGAGGCGCTCGATAAAATCGCCGTCTCCCACGCCGAAGCGGGGGCTGACATGATCGCACCCAGCGGCATGATGGACGGGATGGTCGGGGCGATCCGGGAGGGGCTCGACCGCGAAGGGTTCGAAAACGTTCCGATCATGAGCTACGCGGCGAAGTACCAGAGCGCGTTCTACGGGCCGTTTCGCGACGCGGCCGACGGCGCGCCGGCCTTTGGCAACCGCCGGCACTATCAGATGGATCCCGCGAACGCGCGCGAAGCCATGCGCGAGGTTCGACTCGACGTCGAGCAAGGCGCGGACGTGCTGATGGTCAAGCCCGCCTTGCCCTACCTCGACATCGTCTCGGATATTCGACGGGAGTTCGACCATCCGGTTGCCGCGTACAACGTCTCC is part of the Natronorubrum sediminis genome and encodes:
- a CDS encoding TrmB family transcriptional regulator; the protein is MADAEEAVSTLHELGLTEYEARCFVALTRLSSGTAKEISQVADVPRSRVYDTIERLERRGLVNVQQTDPREYNAVEIDTACRRIREDYDSRINAAENALEQLERPESKADEGMWAITQQEYVTERIVTFLDDADEIVHYIAPATEMARQEILEGLANAAERGVSVYIEVPTEDDRDAFEIDDPNATIVVSPDLQFTEEVYAEFPGQLLMTDNREIIATGLKQSDLPGVTNEMAVWSYGRDHGFAVWMRELLNDRLERVSSFDGDS
- the hemB gene encoding porphobilinogen synthase — translated: MDLTHRPRRLRQDRVRGLVSETSLEPADLIAPVFVDATTEERVPIETMPGHERVPLSEVVDRVEEVRETGVEAIMLFGIPESKDPDGTRAWAEDGVIQEATRRITAETDTYVLTDVCLCEYTDHGHCGPLEEPLQSDDEHTDSGPACDPTLTVDNDATLEALDKIAVSHAEAGADMIAPSGMMDGMVGAIREGLDREGFENVPIMSYAAKYQSAFYGPFRDAADGAPAFGNRRHYQMDPANAREAMREVRLDVEQGADVLMVKPALPYLDIVSDIRREFDHPVAAYNVSGEYAMLHAAAEKGWLDLEEVALESLLSIKRAGADLILTYFAEDVAESLPA